A DNA window from Ipomoea triloba cultivar NCNSP0323 chromosome 10, ASM357664v1 contains the following coding sequences:
- the LOC116033061 gene encoding uncharacterized protein LOC116033061 produces the protein MARRVVRRIHNAPAAPKATTYAGSSTCSKGATDSGSPTSMQGNASSGSTSPVSPPHPLWKAAPEWTHVYNVMPAMATNAESVEEQLARIPKTLEEMTTLLQNQDKRINTLDDRVGSIMEGQGSRAPGKQPGGQEEVVQQSQPHVRGQEEVVQQSQPHVSPAVEVVQQSQPHVSPAVGETQQSQPHVSPAVGETTSHLPATEKTIPITEGMILVDQLNDYIMGAIKGKLDGGQSSYSYAKPYTQRIEELKMPFGYQPPKFQQFDGKGNPRQHIAHFVETCNDAGTDGDLLVKQFVRSLKGTAFDWYTDLESGCIDSWHDMEREFLTRFYSTRRTVSFLELTTTIQWKGERASAYIERWRELCLNCKENISQTSAIEMCIQGMHFQLSYILQGIKPKSFEELSSRAHDMELSIEARGGLDVLNMPNSSKAPAKQEFKRGNKPFPKQEKKEAMTVKATPMTVFTKANERPRSRPSAGSSRGGRRPTLVERQEKTYPFLDSDVSPMFDELLKLRLIELPEMRRPDEASRVNDPNYCKYHRLLGHSIEQCFIFKNKVMALARDGKIELADAGTSTNQISITLGRFAPLCTEKEHGGQRKHPLPFTVKHVAGQSSKP, from the coding sequence ATGGCTCGAAGAGTGGTTCGAAGAATCCACAATGCCCCAGCTGCCCCAAAGGCAACTACCTATGCTGGGAGTTCGACCTGTTCTAAGGGAGCTACCGATAGTGGTAGTCCAACTTCTATGCAGGGGAATGCCAGTAGCGGGAGTACTTCTCCCGTATCCCCTCCACATCCATTATGGAAGGCTGCGCCTGAGTGGACACATGTTTACAATGTCATGCCTGCCATGGCAACTAACGCTGAGTCCGTGGAAGAGCAATTAGCTAGAATTCCTAAGACTCTTGAAGAAATGACTACACTCCTTCAAAACCAAGATAAACGGATCAACACCCTTGATGATAGGGTAGGGAGCATCATGGAGGGACAAGGAAGTCGTGCTCCAGGGAAGCAGCCCGGGGGGCAAGAAGAGGTTGTTCAGCAATCACAACCTCATGTCAGGGGGCAAGAAGAGGTTGTTCAGCAATCACAACCTCATGTCAGCCCTGCAGTGGAGGTTGTTCAGCAATCACAACCTCATGTCAGCCCTGCAGTGGGAGAAACTCAGCAATCACAACCTCATGTCAGCCCTGCAGTGGGAGAAACTACTTCTCACTTGCCTGCAACTGAGAAAACTATACCAATCACCGAAGGCATGATACTGGTGGATCAATTGAACGACTACATAATGGGGGCAATCAAAGGCAAGTTGGATGGAGGTCAATCCTCATATTCCTATGCTAAGCCCTACACACAAAGGATTGAGGAGTTGAAAATGCCTTTTGGTTATCAACCTCCTAAGTTCCAGCAGTTTGATGGCAAGGGAAACCCCCGGCAGCACATtgcccactttgtggaaacaTGCAATGATGCAGGGACTGATGGCGATCTGTTGGTAAAGCAGTTTGTCCGTTCCTTAAAGGGAACTGCTTTTGATTGGTACACTGATCTTGAGTCCGGCTGCATCGATAGTTGGCACGATATGGAGCGTGAGTTCTTAACCCGCTTCTATAGTACAAGGAGAACCGTAAGCTTCTTGGAACTCACCACCACTATCCAGTGGAAAGGCGAACGTGCCAGTGCTTACATTGAAAGGTGGAGGGAATTGTGCCTAAACTGCAAGGAAAATATATCTCAAACTTCTGCTATAGAGATGTGCATCCAAGGCATGCACTTCCAACTCTCCTATATCCTGCAAGGGATCAAGCCAAAGTCCTTTGAGGAGCTATCTAGTCGTGCTCACGACATGGAGCTGAGCATCGAAGCCAGGGGAGGGCTCGACGTATTGAACATGCCTAACTCCTCCAAAGCTCCTGCAAAGCAAGAATTCAAGAGAGGAAATAAACCCTTTCCGAAACAGGAAAAGAAGGAGGCAATGACTGTGAAGGCTACACCAATGACAGTCTTCACTAAAGCAAATGAAAGGCCTAGGTCGAGACCATCTGCTGGCTCGTCAAGGGGAGGTAGGAGGCCAACTCTTGTAGAAAGACAGGAGAAAACATATCCTTTTTTGGATTCTGATGTATCTCCCATGTTCGATGAGCTACTCAAACTTAGGCTCATTGAATTACCTGAGATGAGACGCCCTGATGAGGCTTCAAGGGTGAATGACCCAAATTACTGCAAGTATCACCGCCTTCTGGGTCATTCGATTGAACAGTGTTTCATCTTCAAGAATAAAGTTATGGCATTGGCCAGAGACGGGAAAATTGAGCTTGCTGATGCCGGCACAAGCACGAATCAGATCTCAATTACACTTGGACGATTTGCTCCTTTGTGTACTGAGAAGGAACATGGGGGGCAACGAAAGCATCCACTCCCATTCACGGTTAAACATGTTGCTGGTCAAAGTTCAAAACCATAG